Proteins co-encoded in one Myripristis murdjan chromosome 4, fMyrMur1.1, whole genome shotgun sequence genomic window:
- the LOC115357928 gene encoding trypsin-3-like codes for MPSLNKVLLLCVLTCLGQEGLGSEIIHGEKAKDKTLLYMASVQNNGKHFCGGFLISEEYVLTAAHCDNSSYTDMTVVLGTHDLKRVHDKTMRYQVQRCKHPSFKRVSSGNDIMLLKLSRKAKLSKTVATVELQKTAIKANTKCHVAGWGIDTPRGKAGVDELRVVDVSTIDLKVCKQEWKQIPANVICAGGYKTNKGACHGDSGGPLVCNGKAVGIVSYGYNCNYPNRPNVYTEISKFLPGIHKTLKKKTCELQ; via the exons ATGCCCAGTTTGAACAAAGTTCTGCTTCTTTGTGTCCTGACATGTCTTGGACAAGAAG GACTTGGGAGTGAAATTATACATGGGGAAAAGGCCAAGGACAAAACCTTGCTGTACATGGCATCGGTGCAGAacaatggaaaacatttttgtggGGGGTTCCTTATCAGCGAAGAGTATGTCCTCACCGCTGCCCACTGTGACAATTC GAGCTACACCGACATGACTGTTGTTCTTGGCACTCATGACCTCAAGAGAGTTCATGATAAAACCATGAGATACCAAGTGCAGAGATGCAAACATCCTTCCTTCAAGCGGGTCTCATCAGGGAACGACATCATGCTCCTCAAA CTGTCTAGGAAAGCTAAACTAAGCAAAACAGTGGCAACGGTTGAACTTCAGAAAACGGCCATCAAAGCAAATACAAAGTGCCATGTAGCTGGGTGGGGAATCGATACTCCTCGTGGTAAAGCAGGTGTTGATGAGCTGCGAGTGGTGGACGTTTCTACCATTGATCTGAAGGTCTGTAAGCAGGAGTGGAAGCAGATTCCTGCCAATGTTATCTGTGCAGGTGGATATAAGACAAACAAAGGAGCTTGTCAT gGCGATTCTGGTGGTCCTCTGGTTTGCAATGGGAAGGCAGTTGGCATTGTCTCTTACGGCTATAACTGTAACTACCCAAATCGACCCAACGTCTATACAGAGATATCAAAATTCCTTCCTGGGATCCATAAGactctgaagaaaaaaacatgtgaacTGCAATAA
- the LOC115357929 gene encoding mast cell protease 1A-like codes for MPSFNIVLLFCVLICLGQEGLGNEIIHGKKAKKKTLLYMASVQSKGKHKCGGFLINEEFVVTAAHCDMKNMTVVLGTHDLRRVDDKTMRYRVQKCKHPSYNDDTLENDIMLLKLSRKAELSKTMATIPIPSKSTYIKAKTKCRVAGRGISKPGSRETVDELRVVDVSTIDLKVCEKEWRIIPANVICAGGYKTKKGFCQGDSGGPLVCKGEAVGIVSFNEKNNCTYPSLPNVYTEISKFLPWVNDILQKKSC; via the exons ATGCCCAGCTTCAACATagttctgcttttttgtgtCCTTATATGTCTTGGACAAGAAG GACTTGGGAATGAAATTATACATGGGAAAAAGGCCAAGAAAAAAACCTTGCTGTACATGGCATCGGTGCAGAGTAAAGGAAAACATAAATGTGGGGGATTTCTGATCAACGAGGAGTTTGTCGTCACTGCTGCCCACTGTGATAT GAAAAATATGACTGTTGTTCTGGGTACCCACGACCTCAGGAGAGTTGATGACAAAACCATGAGATACCGAGTACAGAAATGCAAACACCCTTCCTACAATGATGACACATTGGAGAACGACATCATGCTCCTCAAA ttGTCCAGGAAAGCTGAGCTAAGCAAAACAATGGCAACAATTCCAATTCCAAGCAAGAGCACTTACATCAAAGCAAAGACAAAGTGCCGTGTAGCCGGGAGGGGAATCAGTAAACCCGGTAGTAGAGAAACTGTTGATGAGCTGCGAGTGGTGGACGTTTCTACCATTGATCTGAAAGTCTGTGAGAAGGAATGGCGCATAATTCCTGCCAATGTCATCTGTGCAGGTGGATACAAGACCAAAAAGGGATTTTGTCAG GGTGATTCTGGTGGTCCTCTGGTGTGCAAGGGGGAGGCAGTCGGCATTGTCTCTTTCAACGAAAAAAATAACTGCACATACCCGTCTCTGCCCAACGTCTACACCGAGATATCAAAATTCCTACCCTGGGTTAATGACATTCTGCAGAAAAAATCATGCTAG
- the LOC115358045 gene encoding mast cell protease 3-like, with the protein MAISFVLLLFIAVNVFPGADGEKVRVGIVGGKEAAPNSRPYMASLQLQSRHFCGGVLVREDFVLTAAHCRLRRAFKVVLGAVSLSAQEAGKQEFNVTRSIPHPDYDGHENDIMLLKLDRRANLTRAVQLITLGRLRRSSQCSTAGWGDIGDNNTLPDKLQEVGVNLLTLRECRRRWGDVPITRSMICATGDRAAQGFCSGDSGGPLVCNGTSVGVVSFSGRQCGNPRTPDVYMRTSSFRRWIRNVLRSN; encoded by the exons ATGGCTATCagctttgtgctgctgctgttcatcgCAGTAAACG TGTTTCCAGGAGCGGATGGGGAGAAGGTGCGAGTGGGGATTGTGGGAGGCAAGGAGGCTGCCCCCAACTCTCGCCCCTACATGGCTTCCCTGCAGCTCCAAAGTCGTCACTTCTGTGGAGGCGTGCTGGTGCGAGAGGACTTTGTACTCACAGCAGCACATTGTAGATTACGACG GGCATTCAAAGTCGTGCTCGGGGCTGTTTCTCTGTCAGCTCAGGAGGCAGGAAAACAGGAGTTCAATGTCACCAGATCCATTCCACATCCCGATTATGATGGACATGAAAATGATATCATGCTGCTAAAG CTGGACCGCAGGGCCAACCTGACCAGAGCGGTGCAGCTGATCACTCTGGGCAGGCTGAGAAGATCCAGCCAGTGCAGCACAGCCGGCTGGGGTGACATAGGGGACAACAACACTTTACCAGACAAGCTCCAGGAAGTTGGCGTAAACCTCCTGACGCTGCGGGAATGTCGTCGCAGATGGGGAGACGTTCCCATCACCAGGTCCATGATTTGTGCCACAGGAGACCGGGCCGCCCAAGGCTTCTGCTCG gGGGATTCTGGAGGCCCGTTGGTGTGCAATGGGACTTCAGTGGGTGTGGTCTCCTTCTCTGGGCGGCAATGTGGCAACCCCAGGACCCCTGATGTCTACATGCGCACATCTTCCTTCCGACGCTGGATTAGAAATGTGTTGAGAAGCAATTAG
- the LOC115357603 gene encoding spindlin-1-like: MSKKRGRKRSSGELSDTVTPDPNCILGVRIQHNWREKGNQSKWKGTVLDRLSVNPSLFMVKYDGFDCVYGIELFKDERVSNLQVLTEKVVNNKIKIPHGAEELVGKAVEHLFEKEDGEKNEWRGMVLSRAPIMTNWYYITYEKDPVLYMYQLWDDYADGDLRILPEAENKHLLPADRKPGEETESLVGKQVEYVTDKGVKRTGLVIYQVPAKPSVYYIKYDDDFHIHVYDLVKTT; the protein is encoded by the exons ATGTCCAAGAAAAGGGGCAG AAAGCGGAGTAGCGGGGAACTGAGTGACACAGTAACCCCAGACCCCAACTGTATTCTGGGCGTCCGTATTCAGCACAACTGGCGTGAGAAGGGGAACCAGAGCAAATGGAAGGGCACGGTGCTCGACAGGCTCAGCGTGAACCCCTCTCTCTTCATGGTCAAGTACGATGGCTTTGACTGCGTCTATGGCATCGAGCTGTTCAAGGATGAAAGGGTGTCAAACCTGCAAGTCCTCACAGAAAAAGTTG TAAACAACAAGATCAAGATACCTCACGGGGCTGAGGAGCTAGTGGGCAAAGCAGTGGAGCATCTCTTTGAAAaggaagatggagagaagaaTGAATGGAGGGGCATGGTCCTCTCCAGAGCTCCAATCATGACCAACTGGTATTATATCACTTATGAGAAGGACCCAGTGCTTTATATGTACCAGCTGTGGGATGACTATGCTGATGGCGACCTGAGGATTCTGCCTGAAGCAG AAAACAAGCACCTGTTGCCTGCAGACAGGAAGCCAGGCGAGGAGACGGAGAGTCTGGTAGGGAAGCAGGTGGAGTACGTTACTGACAAGGGTGTGAAGAGAACAGGCCTGGTCATCTACCAGGTCCCAGCCAAGCCCTCTGTCTACTACATCAAATATGATGATGACTTTCACATCCATGTCTATGACCTGGTCAAAACCACCTAG
- the micos13 gene encoding MICOS complex subunit MIC13, with protein sequence MAARVLPFVKLATKVTIAGGALYVCYDSGLLGGSEQGSEVLAKAKAAVPPALEEWMKYFGLEAQFPTIPKIEFSPVKAWNSGVRTSISALSDAPTRAGEYTNQGLQYLKDLTK encoded by the exons ATGGCGGCAAGGGTTTTGCCATTCGTGAA ATTGGCGACCAAGGTGACCATCGCAGGAGGAGCTCTTTATGTTTGCTATGACTCGGGACTCCTGGGCGGCAGCGAGCAGGGCTCCGAGGTGCTGGCCAAGGCCAAAGCTGCAGTGCCACCTGCCCTGGAGGAGTGGATGAAGTATTTTGGGCTGGAG GCTCAGTTCCCAACTATACCAAAGATCGAATTCTCTCCTGTTAAGGCTTGGAACTCAG GAGTGCGAACATCAATCTCAGCTCTTTCAGATGCCCCAACAAGGGCAGGTGAATACACAAATCAGGGATTGCAGTACCTGAAGGACCTCACCAAGTGA
- the hsd11b1la gene encoding hydroxysteroid 11-beta-dehydrogenase 1-like protein, translating into MRTLTKLILAGVGVAFLAVRWSAPSFDAESLRGARVLVTGASTGIGEQIAYHYARFGAQVVITARRANVLQQVAEKCLSLGAQKALYIAADMADESDPDRVISFAVDQLGGLDYLVLNHIGPSPFSMWEGDVDHTKWLMKVNFFSYVEMTWKALLSLEQSKGSLVIVSSLLGKMPSPFVAPYSSTKFALNGFFGSLQHELAMKKSNVSISICTLGLIDTESAMEKVRSVTDVPAYPATEAALNIIIAGATKQQEVFYPWFTYTASLTKDWFPSVTNYVIRNTYKYMP; encoded by the exons ATGAGAACTTTAACCAAACTCATTCTGGCaggtgtaggtgttgctttCCTCGCTGTCAGGTGGAGTGCTCCCAGCTTTGATGCAG AGTCTCTGAGGGGGGCCAGGGTGCTGGTGACTGGAGCCAGTACAGGTATCGGTGAACAAATCGCATATCACTATGCCCGCTTTGGTGCCCAAGTCGTTATTACAGCGAGAAGAGCGAATGTGCTACAGCAG GTGGCAGAGAAGTGCCTGAGTCTGGGCGCCCAGAAAGCTCTGTACATAGCAGCGGATATGGCCGACGAATCAGACCCCGACAGAGTGATCAGTTTTGCCGTGGACCAGCTGGGAGGGCTGGACTACCTGGTTCTCAACCACATTGGTCCAAGCCCGTTCAGCATGTGGGAGGGAGATGTGGATCACACCAAGTGGCTGATGAAG GTCAATTTCTTCAGCTATGTTGAGATGACCTGGAAAGCTTTGCTGAGCCTTGAACAAAGTAAAGGATCTCTGGTGATAGTCTCATCGCTGTTAG GTAAAATGCCCAGTCCATTTGTTGCACCTTACAGCTCAACAAAGTTTGCCTTGAATGGCTTTTTTGGGTCTCTGCAGCATGAGCTAGCTATGAAGAAAAGCAACGTGTCCATCTCCATATGTACACTGGGTCTTATCGATACTGAATCAGCTATGGAGAAAGTCAG GAGTGTCACTGACGTGCCAGCATATCCTGCCACAGAAGCAGCCTTGAACATCATCATTGCCGGAGCCACAAAACAGCAAGAGGTGTTCTACCCCTGGTTCACCTACACGGCTAGTCTTACCAAAGATTGGTTCCCTTCTGTCACAAACTATGTCATCCGGAACACCTACAAATACATGCCATGA